Proteins from a single region of Companilactobacillus farciminis KCTC 3681 = DSM 20184:
- a CDS encoding glycoside-pentoside-hexuronide (GPH):cation symporter, producing the protein MDKWKTSLTERISYGLSDAADNLVFQMMTTYLLFFYTDVFGLTANEVAILFVVARTADVFESLIIGVMIDNTHSKWGKSRPFFLWYSFPYVVFAILTFVTPNFLPHSGKLIWAYVTYLGLGFFYTAVNLPITSILPTMTNNEQETTLLGVIRQFFGSSVQIIVAVFTIPLVNLFGHGDQEKGFLGTIILFGIISLFLILNTFFHVRERYTNKEISHQPISEVWKMLKQNKPWIVISIVIFLYWLTTSIKNQTTIYYFKYVIHDENLVSIANSFTFTALIGVVAIYFVSAKLGKKNTMLLGIVTAFVGQLIITFAAYTTNLPILFAGIFINCIGGGFIIGLVSIMIADTIRYGTAMGIQAEGVLASTDDFGVNLGLGLGGLITAESLQISGYVSNKAQTATTISAINLNYALIPLILYVIMFLILLGYNEKKIIQAIK; encoded by the coding sequence TTGGATAAATGGAAAACTTCATTAACTGAACGAATCAGTTATGGTCTAAGCGATGCAGCGGATAACCTTGTCTTTCAAATGATGACTACCTACCTATTATTCTTTTATACTGACGTTTTTGGACTGACTGCTAACGAAGTAGCCATCCTATTTGTAGTGGCTAGAACCGCTGACGTCTTTGAAAGTTTAATTATCGGTGTCATGATCGACAATACTCACTCTAAATGGGGTAAAAGTCGACCTTTCTTCCTATGGTACTCATTTCCTTACGTAGTATTCGCCATTTTGACCTTTGTTACGCCTAACTTCCTTCCACACTCTGGGAAACTTATTTGGGCATACGTTACTTATCTAGGCTTAGGATTCTTCTACACAGCCGTTAATTTGCCAATTACTTCGATCTTGCCAACAATGACTAATAATGAACAGGAAACAACTCTCTTAGGCGTTATTAGACAGTTTTTCGGCAGTTCCGTCCAAATTATCGTGGCTGTCTTTACGATTCCCCTAGTCAACCTATTCGGTCACGGAGACCAAGAAAAAGGTTTCTTAGGGACCATTATTCTCTTTGGTATCATTTCATTATTCTTAATTTTGAATACATTCTTTCACGTGCGTGAACGTTACACTAACAAAGAAATCAGTCATCAACCAATCTCTGAAGTTTGGAAAATGCTCAAGCAAAATAAACCTTGGATCGTCATTTCCATTGTTATCTTCTTATATTGGCTGACAACTTCAATTAAAAATCAAACGACAATTTATTACTTTAAATACGTTATCCATGATGAAAATTTAGTTTCTATCGCCAATAGTTTTACTTTCACAGCACTAATCGGTGTTGTAGCAATTTACTTCGTCTCAGCCAAATTAGGTAAGAAAAACACAATGCTATTAGGTATCGTGACGGCTTTTGTTGGTCAATTGATCATCACCTTTGCTGCTTATACAACCAACTTGCCAATTTTATTCGCTGGTATTTTCATCAACTGTATCGGTGGTGGCTTCATCATTGGACTAGTTTCAATCATGATTGCCGATACGATTCGTTATGGAACCGCAATGGGTATTCAAGCTGAAGGTGTCTTGGCTTCTACTGACGACTTTGGTGTTAACTTAGGTTTGGGACTCGGTGGTTTAATTACTGCTGAATCGTTGCAGATCTCTGGTTATGTTTCAAACAAAGCTCAAACTGCTACTACGATTTCTGCTATTAATTTAAATTACGCTTTAATCCCCTTAATTTTATACGTCATCATGTTTTTAATTTTATTGGGATATAATGAAAAGAAAATTATTCAAGCAATTAAATAA
- a CDS encoding DUF1440 domain-containing protein, whose product MKLTKDQKVDLKAAVVAGTAAGIVSGFVKLGWENVLPPRTPERDAVNPPQTLMEQFGIPKKITRGTYTYSDQQMPWASFLMHFGFSTSFAIIYEVLSEYKPFIRKGSGAIFGLAIWVAFHIGIMPMMKTVPSPKDQPTEEHISEALGHIAWMWTNDIVGRELYRRLTK is encoded by the coding sequence ATGAAATTAACGAAAGATCAAAAGGTCGATTTGAAGGCAGCCGTTGTTGCGGGGACAGCTGCTGGTATCGTTTCTGGCTTTGTCAAACTAGGATGGGAAAATGTCTTGCCACCTCGTACTCCAGAACGTGACGCCGTAAACCCTCCTCAAACTTTAATGGAACAATTTGGCATTCCTAAGAAAATCACTCGAGGTACTTATACTTACTCTGATCAACAAATGCCTTGGGCTAGTTTTTTGATGCACTTTGGTTTCTCTACTTCATTTGCCATCATCTATGAAGTCTTGTCAGAATACAAACCATTCATTAGAAAAGGCTCTGGTGCAATTTTTGGTTTGGCTATCTGGGTTGCCTTCCATATCGGTATCATGCCTATGATGAAGACTGTTCCTAGTCCTAAAGATCAACCAACTGAAGAACATATCTCAGAAGCTCTCGGTCACATTGCTTGGATGTGGACCAACGATATCGTCGGCCGTGAACTATATCGTCGTCTAACTAAGTAG